The proteins below come from a single Rhinoraja longicauda isolate Sanriku21f chromosome 5, sRhiLon1.1, whole genome shotgun sequence genomic window:
- the tpbg gene encoding trophoblast glycoprotein isoform X2: MPGCSPVQSLCRPEGSRVCVPSRPTPPLPLSLPLLLLLLLLQLQLHGSAASSSSSSMSSNPCPMLCECSEPPTKVKCVSRELSSIPSDIPAAVERLFITGSGISSLGAGSFGRRLEHLLSLNLSGNKIDSIESLAFASMPSLRQLDLSNNPISTLHPEAFGNSHSLRELNLSRALHNDSMAEQVSDLLQNGSLDNLVHLDMSHNDLLYMPARAFSRLTSLRQLQLGNNSFVSFRDTFQDLNLQLLDLRSNALKTVSNGTLVELSGQPQLRVDLRNNPFVCDCGLKDFWAWLQITDKVVEKRSLLCSSPGSLGNKSILLARYSDLQCSYQGGMESVLQTSYVFLGLVLALIGVIFMFVLYLNRKGIKKWLNNFRDACRDHMEGYHYRDSCWKI, encoded by the coding sequence ATGCCTGGGTGCAGCCCGGTGCAAAGTTTGTGCCGCCCGGAGGGGTCTCGGGTCTGTGTCCCGTCTCGGCCCACCCCGCCCCTGCCTCTCTCGTTGCCCCTTCTCCTTCTGCTGCTATTGTTGCAGTTGCAACTCCACGGCTcggccgcctcctcctcctcctcctccatgtcCTCCAACCCTTGCCCCATGCTCTGCGAGTGCTCTGAGCCGCCGACCAAGGTGAAGTGCGTGAGCAGGGAGCTGAGCTCCATCCCCAGCGACATCCCGGCCGCCGTGGAGAGGCTGTTCATCACCGGCAGCGGCATCTCCTCCCTGGGCGCCGGCTCGTTCGGCCGCCGCCTCGAACACCTGCTCAGCCTCAACCTGAGCGGCAACAAGATCGACAGCATCGAGTCGCTGGCGTTCGCCTCCATGCCCAGCCTGCGGCAGCTGGACCTCAGCAACAACCCCATCTCCACGCTTCACCCAGAGGCTTTCGGAAACTCCCACAGCCTGCGGGAGCTCAACCTGAGCCGGGCGCTACACAACGACTCGATGGCCGAGCAAGTGTCCGACCTGCTCCAGAACGGCTCCCTGGACAACCTGGTGCACCTGGACATGTCCCACAACGACCTCTTGTACATGCCCGCCAGAGCCTTCTCACGCCTGACCAGCCTGCGGCAACTGCAACTGGGCAACAACTCCTTCGTCTCCTTCAGAGACACTTTCCAAGACCTCAACCTTCAGCTGCTCGACCTCAGGTCCAACGCCCTGAAGACGGTGAGCAACGGCACGTTGGTCGAGTTGAGCGGTCAGCCCCAGCTGAGGGTGGACCTGCGGAACAACCCATTCGTCTGCGACTGCGGCCTCAAGGATTTCTGGGCTTGGCTTCAAATCACCGACAAGGTGGTGGAGAAACGCAGCTTGCTCTGCTCGTCGCCAGGGAGCCTAGGAAATAAATCCATCCTCCTAGCTCGCTACTCCGACTTGCAGTGTTCCTACCAAGGGGGCATGGAGAGCGTGTTGCAAACTTCGTACGTCTTTCTCGGGCTGGTCTTGGCCCTGATCGGGGTGATCTTCATGTTTGTCTTGTACCTGAACCGAAAAGGCATCAAAAAGTGGCTTAACAACTTCAGGGATGCGTGCCGAGACCACATGGAAGGCTACCATTACCG
- the tpbg gene encoding trophoblast glycoprotein isoform X1, protein MPGCSPVQSLCRPEGSRVCVPSRPTPPLPLSLPLLLLLLLLQLQLHGSAASSSSSSMSSNPCPMLCECSEPPTKVKCVSRELSSIPSDIPAAVERLFITGSGISSLGAGSFGRRLEHLLSLNLSGNKIDSIESLAFASMPSLRQLDLSNNPISTLHPEAFGNSHSLRELNLSRALHNDSMAEQVSDLLQNGSLDNLVHLDMSHNDLLYMPARAFSRLTSLRQLQLGNNSFVSFRDTFQDLNLQLLDLRSNALKTVSNGTLVELSGQPQLRVDLRNNPFVCDCGLKDFWAWLQITDKVVEKRSLLCSSPGSLGNKSILLARYSDLQCSYQGGMESVLQTSYVFLGLVLALIGVIFMFVLYLNRKGIKKWLNNFRDACRDHMEGYHYRYEINSDPRLTNLSPSSDV, encoded by the coding sequence ATGCCTGGGTGCAGCCCGGTGCAAAGTTTGTGCCGCCCGGAGGGGTCTCGGGTCTGTGTCCCGTCTCGGCCCACCCCGCCCCTGCCTCTCTCGTTGCCCCTTCTCCTTCTGCTGCTATTGTTGCAGTTGCAACTCCACGGCTcggccgcctcctcctcctcctcctccatgtcCTCCAACCCTTGCCCCATGCTCTGCGAGTGCTCTGAGCCGCCGACCAAGGTGAAGTGCGTGAGCAGGGAGCTGAGCTCCATCCCCAGCGACATCCCGGCCGCCGTGGAGAGGCTGTTCATCACCGGCAGCGGCATCTCCTCCCTGGGCGCCGGCTCGTTCGGCCGCCGCCTCGAACACCTGCTCAGCCTCAACCTGAGCGGCAACAAGATCGACAGCATCGAGTCGCTGGCGTTCGCCTCCATGCCCAGCCTGCGGCAGCTGGACCTCAGCAACAACCCCATCTCCACGCTTCACCCAGAGGCTTTCGGAAACTCCCACAGCCTGCGGGAGCTCAACCTGAGCCGGGCGCTACACAACGACTCGATGGCCGAGCAAGTGTCCGACCTGCTCCAGAACGGCTCCCTGGACAACCTGGTGCACCTGGACATGTCCCACAACGACCTCTTGTACATGCCCGCCAGAGCCTTCTCACGCCTGACCAGCCTGCGGCAACTGCAACTGGGCAACAACTCCTTCGTCTCCTTCAGAGACACTTTCCAAGACCTCAACCTTCAGCTGCTCGACCTCAGGTCCAACGCCCTGAAGACGGTGAGCAACGGCACGTTGGTCGAGTTGAGCGGTCAGCCCCAGCTGAGGGTGGACCTGCGGAACAACCCATTCGTCTGCGACTGCGGCCTCAAGGATTTCTGGGCTTGGCTTCAAATCACCGACAAGGTGGTGGAGAAACGCAGCTTGCTCTGCTCGTCGCCAGGGAGCCTAGGAAATAAATCCATCCTCCTAGCTCGCTACTCCGACTTGCAGTGTTCCTACCAAGGGGGCATGGAGAGCGTGTTGCAAACTTCGTACGTCTTTCTCGGGCTGGTCTTGGCCCTGATCGGGGTGATCTTCATGTTTGTCTTGTACCTGAACCGAAAAGGCATCAAAAAGTGGCTTAACAACTTCAGGGATGCGTGCCGAGACCACATGGAAGGCTACCATTACCGGTACGAAATTAACTCTGATCCCAGGTTGACAAACCTTAGTCCTAGTTCGGACGTGTAA